In the Nicotiana tabacum cultivar K326 chromosome 16, ASM71507v2, whole genome shotgun sequence genome, one interval contains:
- the LOC107798604 gene encoding acylsugar acyltransferase 3-like, which produces MCASNLVSSVCKKIIKPYFPTPTSLRCHKLSYLDQMLGGIYVPFAFFYPKLSNTWSDKPNNVISEHLENSLSKVLSHYYPFAGKLNENVSVDCNDHGVEFFTTKIDCPMSKILNNPYADKEDLVYPKGIPYTDSYGSLAVVQLSHFNCGGIAVSACLTHKIGDGYTIANFIHDWATIARNPSSKIQSPQFNAATIFPPTKDMVNRHEVVPKGEECSFKSFAFSSSKLVALKTRVINNSNIQNPTTTEIVSAFIYQRAMATKKKTSGSICPSVLVQAMNLRPPLPQNLMGNIGSFFSIITTEEKEMDLPRLVGKLREAKEEVRKKYKHDKTDEFLPITIDLFREANDSFFNNSWYDIYRFSSINKFPFYNVDFGRGRPEKVSMSSNGPVKNMFLLMDNKSRDEVEVLSSMKEQDMSALEKDEELLEFASPSS; this is translated from the coding sequence ATGTGTGCATCAAATCTTGTATCATCAGTTTGCAAAAAGATAATCAAACCATATTTTCCTACTCCAACTTCACTTCGTTGTCACAAGTTATCTTATCTTGATCAAATGCTCGGTGGAATTTACGTGCCTTTCGCCTTTTTTTACCCTAAATTGAGCAACACATGGTCAGATAAACCAAATAACGTTATATCTGAACATCTTGAAAATTCCCTTTCAAAAGTTTTATCCCATTATTATCCATTTGCAGGAAAGTTGAATGAAAATGTCTCTGTTGATTGTAATGATCACGGAGTCGAGTTTTTCACTACCAAAATCGATTGTCCAATGTCTAAAATTCTCAATAATCCATATGCTGACAAAGAAGATTTAGTCTATCCGAAAGGAATTCCCTATACGGATTCATATGGTAGTCTTGCTGTGGTTCAACTTAGTCATTTTAATTGTGGAGGAATAGCAGTCAGTGCATGTTTGACACACAAAATTGGAGATGGATATACAATAGCCAACTTTATTCATGATTGGGCTACTATAGCACGTAATCCAAGTTCAAAAATACAAAGTCCTCAATTTAATGCTGCGACTATTTTTCCACCTACAAAAGACATGGTAAATCGACATGAAGTTGTGCCAAAAGGAGAAGAATGTTCATTCAAAAGTTTTGCTTTTTCATCATCTAAATTAGTTGCCCTAAAAACTAGGGTTATAAACAATTCAAAcatacaaaatccaacaaccacTGAGATTGTATCAGCATTCATTTACCAACGTGCAATGGCTACTAAAAAGAAGACTTCAGGTTCGATTTGTCCATCTGTACTTGTCCAGGCTATGAACTTACGACCTCCATTGCCACAAAATTTAATGGGAAATATTGGTTCGTTCTTTTCTATAATAACAACTGAAGAGAAAGAAATGGATCTGCCAAGATTAGTTGGTAAACTACGGGAGGCGAAAGAAGAAGTTCGAAAAAAATATAAGCATGATAAAACAGATGAATTTCTACCTATAACGATTGATCTATTCAGAGAAGCAAATGATAGCTTTTTCAATAATTCCTGGTATGATATCTATAGGTTTAGTAGTATCAATAAGTTCCCTTTTTACAATGTAGACTTTGGACGGGGAAGGCCTGAAAAAGTAAGTATGTCAAGTAATGGCCCAGTTAAAAATATGTTTTTGTTGATGGATAATAAAAGTAGGGATGAAGTGGAAGTATTAAGCTCCATGAAGGAACAAGACATGTCCGCACTCGAGAAGGATGAAGAGCTCCTAGAGTTTGCCTCTCCAAGTAGCTAA